DNA from Roseofilum casamattae BLCC-M143:
TGGGAAATTATTCGTCCTCTCATTCCCGATGCCAAAACCGGTGGAAGACCCCGAACTACTGATATGAGGGCTATCTGTGATGGGATTTTCTATCATCTGAAAACAGGCTGTCAGTGGGCATATCTTCCGAAAGAATTTCCTCCCTATTCAACCGTGTATAAATACTATCGACAATGGCAGAAGAAAAGAGTCTGGACTCAAATCAATGAGAAACTCCGATGTCAAGTTCGTCTTCAGGAGAACAAATCACAGTAT
Protein-coding regions in this window:
- a CDS encoding transposase, which translates into the protein MYPSNLTDQQWEIIRPLIPDAKTGGRPRTTDMRAICDGIFYHLKTGCQWAYLPKEFPPYSTVYKYYRQWQKKRVWTQINEKLRCQVRLQENKSQY